From one Verrucomicrobiota bacterium genomic stretch:
- the tilS gene encoding tRNA lysidine(34) synthetase TilS: MPGNSWQQERLCLACSGGADSVLLVLIFAGTLPPKQLAILHYNHNTRDRETDADADFVQQLAEALQISFFAEKRTSGIQTEDTLRRDRYAFFAKTLKKIGSHYLLTAHHANDLVETMLMRLIRGSSEIAAPKNCQKFGDHFRVHPLLGIRKQEILDFLTKNKIPWREDPSNHSLNYLRNRIRQLLTNFDSAAQRTHWESGFVLAHRYLEEDSACLDALAQSCVQNGTQLDLREVPYPALARRAIHLWLRQPISRTCFEKILTHLDSKIPFRITLNPHFELVIQNRIITKKIFRLSVPYKFTNWTTGTLYLPTGYRLIRSNSTREQIFTESQLNRTCVFLDPQYCSHITVRTWLPGDRYRPFKSHEKSLKKLFSDQKIPREERHQLPVLCDSKGRILWVPGFPPADFAQVRGEFAQKFTFSST; this comes from the coding sequence GGAACCTTGCCGCCGAAACAGCTGGCAATTCTGCATTACAACCACAATACTCGGGATAGAGAAACTGACGCCGATGCCGATTTTGTCCAACAACTCGCCGAAGCGTTACAAATTTCGTTTTTTGCAGAGAAACGCACATCTGGGATTCAAACGGAAGATACTTTACGTCGTGACCGCTACGCTTTTTTCGCAAAAACACTTAAAAAAATCGGCAGTCATTACCTTCTAACCGCGCACCATGCTAATGACCTCGTGGAAACAATGTTGATGCGCCTCATCCGCGGTAGTTCTGAAATTGCTGCGCCTAAAAATTGTCAAAAATTCGGCGATCATTTTCGTGTACACCCTCTGTTGGGAATTCGAAAACAAGAAATTTTAGATTTTTTGACCAAAAATAAAATCCCATGGCGCGAAGATCCGAGTAATCACAGCCTCAACTACCTACGCAACAGAATTCGACAGCTTTTGACGAATTTCGATTCAGCGGCACAACGCACGCACTGGGAATCGGGATTTGTTTTAGCACACCGGTACCTCGAGGAAGATAGCGCCTGTCTCGACGCACTCGCCCAAAGTTGTGTTCAGAACGGTACTCAACTCGACCTTCGGGAAGTCCCTTATCCGGCATTAGCTCGCCGCGCAATTCATCTTTGGCTTCGGCAGCCGATCTCACGCACTTGTTTCGAAAAAATTCTTACCCATCTCGACTCCAAAATCCCCTTTCGCATCACGCTTAACCCTCATTTCGAGCTCGTCATCCAAAATCGCATCATAACGAAAAAAATTTTTCGACTTTCGGTACCTTACAAATTCACGAATTGGACGACCGGAACGCTTTATCTTCCAACGGGATATCGCTTGATACGCAGTAATAGCACTCGCGAACAAATTTTTACAGAATCGCAGCTCAATCGGACATGTGTTTTTTTAGATCCCCAATACTGTTCCCATATTACCGTTCGGACTTGGCTTCCCGGTGACCGTTATCGTCCCTTCAAAAGTCACGAAAAATCGCTTAAAAAATTGTTTTCCGATCAAAAAATTCCGCGAGAAGAACGCCATCAATTACCGGTGCTCTGTGATTCCAAAGGACGGATCCTTTGGGTTCCGGGGTTTCCGCCTGCCGACTTTGCTCAGGTCCGTGGTGAATTCGCCCAAAAATTCACTTTTTCGTCGACATAA